CGTGAAGCCAAAGCAGAGAGCGGACGGCGCGCGCCTCACCCTTGAACATTCGGACGCCGTTCAGCACGTAGAGTCCAATGAGGACGATCGGCAAGATGAGAGCCGTCGGGCTTACGGCCCCCATCGCGGCACCCAGGGCGATGAGCGCCGTCAGCAGCGCCCAATACGCCGCCGCGCCCCAAGCGCCGAGTGCGGCGAGGAGGAGCGGTGTGCGCGTTGCGACCGGGTAACGCGGGTCGGGCGATGCGGCGGGCGGCTCGAAAGGATTCGGTTGCATCGAGCGAGGATAGGTTCTCCCGGCGAGCCCCGCTACGGCGGCGGGCCGCGCCGGCCCGCTGCGAGCGTCGGCAAAGCGAGCACGACGACCGCCGCGAGGATGAGGCTCGCGCCGATGGTCTCCCTTGCCGGCACCGCGCGGCCTCCGAGGAACGCCGCGAGGCTCGCGCTGGCGAGGACGCCGGCGAGGACGCTCGACGCGCGGTTGACGGGTACGCAGAAGCTGTTCTCGCGCGCGTCGAGAAGGATGAGCCCGCCAAAGATCCCCGTGCCCTGAGAGAGGAGCCCGATGATGATTCCGACGACGACGGGCCCCAGAGCCCACCCGTCGACGAAGCCACGGCGAATCGCCAGCATGGCGTCGCCCCGTCCGATCACGGCCAGAAGGAGGAGCGTCAACACGATGGCCGGCGTCGCCACCATTTGCTCCTCGACGAAGTAGCGGAGCGTCACCGCGCGGTCGTTTGACTTCGCGAGGTGGCTCATGAAGCGAAGTCGCACGACGTACGCTGCGAGGTAGACGACGACGTCGAGCAGCGCGAGGACGGTGAGCTCGTAGCTGGCGCGATCGAACGTCGCGACGGCGAGCGCGCCGAGGCTCACGAGGAGCGCCACGCGGCTTTGCCAGCGAACCTCACGTCCACTCACGCGATCGACGATCGGCGCGACGACGAGGAGTCCGCCCCGCATGAGGAGCATCATGAAAACGATCGATACGCCGTGAAACGTGTAGGCGAGCGTCGTCGTCCCGATGATGCACGCGGTGCAGAGGCCTGAGAGGAGCGTCCATCGCCCGGGTGATGGAACCGACCTCCCAAACAGCGAGCGCGTGCGCGCGTAGCGCCACCAGCGCGCCACCGAGAGGAACACCAGCATTCCGACGAGCGACGCGAGGGTCGTCACGGGGAGCAGCTCGAAGCCGTCGATGGGCCGCGCGAGGCCGGGCCACGTGCCTTCCGAAGCGGCCTTCGTGAGCGCGGTATAGGGCGCGTAGCAGGCAAAGTAGCCGAAGGCGTGCGCCCAAATGCCGAGATGGTGCGTGCGCCCGCCCGCCGCCAGCTGCTCCCCCTGCCCCGTCGCCGCCAAGATGGGAGCAGCCAGCAAGACTCGCGCCGCCTCTCGCAAGGGTGGAGGCGTCCTTCTCGCGCGGCTCCACGGCGCGGCCCGGCAAAGGGAAGCCGTCGCGACGAGGGGTCCGCCGCAAACGCTGCACGGACCTCGCGCCCTTTGCACTCCGTCAGAACGCGAGCTTCACATCGCTGCGAGCAGGTGGGGGGCCACGAGAAACAGCAGCCCAAACGTGGTCAAGAGGAGTCCGCTCACGCCCTTGAGGGCGCGGGCGACTGTCTCTGTCATCGCGAGTCGGCGCTTTAGGCCGATGAACACCGCGACGACGACGAGGAGCGGGACGACGTAAGCGACGTTGTACAGCGCGAGGTAGGCGAATCGCGAGGCCGCGGCGAGGCCACGAAGCGAGAGGACGCGCGTGTAGATGGCAGGAAGGCCAAGCGTGCACCCGAGCTCGACGAGGTTGACGATGAAGGCGAGCGCCGCAATGCCGCCGAGCGCGGCGGGGGTCGTGGCAGCACCGGCGACGGCGCGCATGCGGCGGAAGAGGCCGGGCTTGACCTTGTCGGCGATGACGAGCGACGGTCCCTTCTTGAACCAGGCGACATCCTTGAGGTTGACGAGCCCCATGGCGAGCAGCGCACCTCCGAGGACTCGAGTGACGATGCGAGATAGCCCCACGAGCTCGAAGAGCGTGGCCCATGCCACCATGAACGCGAAATAGACGACACCTGACATGAGGACGAACGTGCCTGCATAGAGGACCATTCGCTTCGTCGTCTCAACGCGGAGGAGGATCCCGAGGAGCACGACGAGGACCCAAATGGCGCAAGGATTGAGGCCATCCGCGAGACCCATCCCCAAGGTCAGTCCGGGGAGGGAGACGGTGCTCGGATCCACCTCGCCCAGCCAAGGCACGCTGACGGTCTTCCGTGTCGGCGTCGCGATGCTGGTTGTGGTCGATGGCGCGCCGGCATCAGCGCTCCGCGCGGGGAAGGCGTCTGCCACAAGGGCGCGGAGCTGCACGTCCGTTTGTCCCTTCGCGTAGCCGGTGACGCTCGCGTCGCCGAGCACGAAGGTCGGAATGCCCACGGCGGTGGCCTGAAGCCGCGTCATCGTCTCGATGAAGCGGCGCCGCCCCGCTGGATCGTGTCGAACCTCGATCGCCTCGACGCGAAGACGCGGGTTCTCCTTGGCGAGCGTGTCGACGAGAGGCCGCGCCTCTTCGCAGTGGGGGCAGCCGACGCCCCAGAAGAACAGAAGCGTGAGCGGCGCGGACGCTTCGCGCGCCGAGCGCGGCGCACCGGAGTCGAAGGCATCGTCGAGCCGGCACACGTCGCCCACACCGCACCCCGCGTCAGGCGCCTCCGTGAGCGCCCACGCGGGCAACGCGAGGAGCGCGAGCGCTACGATGAGCGCGGTGGCCAAGAGGCGCGCCACGCCGGGGCCCACGTTCACGAGCGGGCGGCGGACGGACTTGTGCCTCACGCCAATCGCGCCCTGCGGACCGAGAGGAGCCACTGCGCAGCTCGCCCCTCGTGGGGCGGCTCTCGAGGGAGCACGCTCCCGTCGAGCGACGCCTCGAGTCGCGCGAAGAGGGCGTCAATGCGCGGCTTCCAGGCCTCGAGGAGCTCTGCATCGATGCCGACGCGCTCGCCGCTGCGCTTGCGCTCGACGAGCGACCTCGCATCCGCGAGCCCGTAGACGTCGAAGAGTCGCGTGACGTCGACCTCGAGCTCGCCCGTCTCGAGCAGATGAATGCCGGTGAGAGACGTCCGAAGTACGTACAGCAGCTTCTTCGCCGTCGGCTCCTTCTCCGCGAAGCTGAGCTGATTCAACGCGAAGCCTCGGTAGTGGCGGTGCAAGCGACGACTCAGCGAGCGCGCGACGAGCGGACGAAGCTCGACAAGGAGCGGCGACTCGCGTGCGACCATGCGCCCGAGCACGCGCTCGAGGAAGTTGCCGTTCCCGTTCAGGATGCCTGCGAGGGCGTGCGATAGCTCGTTCGACGTGTAGTCGATCTCGACTCCGCTCACGATCGCCGCCCGGTCGACGGTCGAAGGCGCGACGTCGAAGCCGAGCAGATCGGCCGTCGGGGCGATGTGAATCGCCTTGAGGTCGAGATCGCTGTCCGGTGACGGAAAGCCGTAAGCGTGTGCACCGCTTAGGTACACGACGAGGTGCTCGCGAAGGGCCCCTTCCTCCGCGAGCACACGCGACATCACGGCGCGCTGCTCCGTCGTCAGGACCTCGTCGACCCGTTCGGCATGCCTCATTCGGTCCATGCAACCTCCGGCGCGGGTGCCGCGCCCGCGCCGAGCGGACCGGCCACACGTTCGACCCATCGGCGCGCGAGCTCCTCGCCGATTCGACGCAAGAGCGCGTCGGCGCGCACGACATCCGGCCTGCGAGGGAGCCTCGACGCATCCCGCGCTCGCTCGAGCTCCGGTGCCATCGCCTCCGCGTCAGCGAGCACCTCAGCGAGCGCGACCTCTCCCCGCTTGATCGCGACCAGCCGGTCCCGCAGGGCCCCCTCGGCTTCGAAGGTCGGAGTCCCGTCGCGTAGCCAACGCGTGGCCGTAGCGAGGAGCCTGATCAGGTTGTATGCGTTTTTCGGGCGGAGCTCGCGCGGAAGCTCGAAGTCCGCCGCCTTGTCCCTGGCGAAGGTCGCGAGCGCGGCGAAGTCGTTGGTCGCTAGCAGGCCCTGGTCGGCGAGCGAACGATAGAGCTGTTTCACGTACTGCTTGGCGCGCAGCACTGCGTCCTCCTCTGACGGCGCGTCACGCGTCGCGACGCGGGCCAGCCGCTCGGCAACGTCGTCGAGGCTCAGTGCAGGCTCGGCGCGAAGCCACTCGAGTATGACGGCGCGGTGCTCGGCGAGCCGCAGATCCTGCTCGAGTCGCCGCAGCTGCCCGAGCGCATAGCGACCGAAGGTGCCGTAGATCCGACGGACACGAACGCGTCCGTCGGCGCTCACGAGGTCTTCCGGTGGAGCCACAAGGCCCTGTGTCCACTGGAACGGCAGCGCAAAGACGCCCCGTCGATCGACATCGGAGCTTGCATCGGACAGGCCCCAGGCGTGCGAACCGACCACCGCGTCGAGCACGACGCAGGCGGATAGCGCCTCCCACGCATCAGCGCGCCGGTGCGCGAAGCGGACCTGCCCTACCCGGCGCGCTGAGAGCTCGCCTCGCGCATAACGCGCGACGCCCACGCCCACGATCGTAACCTCGACGAGGTCGCCCTCGACCTTGGTGACGCGTCCTACGGACCCCTGGGGCACGCGGCGCAGCCCGAGGACGCGGTCGACCCTGGTCACGACCTCCGTTCCATGGGGGAGCGTCACGGCGCGGGCGTCGAGCTGCTCGAGGTTTCGTATTCGCAGGTCCATGTCGGCGCGCTCCACTCCGCGCTTGCCGTCGATGCTAACGGATCCGACGCGCACTTCGCGTCACCTTCACGGCACGGAGCGCGCGTATTGTCTCGTTCGATGGTGTGCGCCGATAATGGCGAACGATGGACGACGCGCTCAGACTCCTCCTCGACAAGGGCAACTTTGACGATGCGCTCGCTCTCGCGAGCAGGCGTCTTGCTGACGCCCGCGCCGGCGGTGATGACGCGATGCTCGCCGAAGCCCTCGTCACCGAGGCCCGCGCGCAGCTCGCCCATGGTGACCGTGACGATGCG
This genomic stretch from Myxococcales bacterium harbors:
- a CDS encoding thioredoxin family protein; this encodes MRHKSVRRPLVNVGPGVARLLATALIVALALLALPAWALTEAPDAGCGVGDVCRLDDAFDSGAPRSAREASAPLTLLFFWGVGCPHCEEARPLVDTLAKENPRLRVEAIEVRHDPAGRRRFIETMTRLQATAVGIPTFVLGDASVTGYAKGQTDVQLRALVADAFPARSADAGAPSTTTSIATPTRKTVSVPWLGEVDPSTVSLPGLTLGMGLADGLNPCAIWVLVVLLGILLRVETTKRMVLYAGTFVLMSGVVYFAFMVAWATLFELVGLSRIVTRVLGGALLAMGLVNLKDVAWFKKGPSLVIADKVKPGLFRRMRAVAGAATTPAALGGIAALAFIVNLVELGCTLGLPAIYTRVLSLRGLAAASRFAYLALYNVAYVVPLLVVVAVFIGLKRRLAMTETVARALKGVSGLLLTTFGLLFLVAPHLLAAM
- a CDS encoding nucleotidyltransferase domain-containing protein gives rise to the protein MRHAERVDEVLTTEQRAVMSRVLAEEGALREHLVVYLSGAHAYGFPSPDSDLDLKAIHIAPTADLLGFDVAPSTVDRAAIVSGVEIDYTSNELSHALAGILNGNGNFLERVLGRMVARESPLLVELRPLVARSLSRRLHRHYRGFALNQLSFAEKEPTAKKLLYVLRTSLTGIHLLETGELEVDVTRLFDVYGLADARSLVERKRSGERVGIDAELLEAWKPRIDALFARLEASLDGSVLPREPPHEGRAAQWLLSVRRARLA
- a CDS encoding nucleotidyltransferase domain-containing protein — encoded protein: MDLRIRNLEQLDARAVTLPHGTEVVTRVDRVLGLRRVPQGSVGRVTKVEGDLVEVTIVGVGVARYARGELSARRVGQVRFAHRRADAWEALSACVVLDAVVGSHAWGLSDASSDVDRRGVFALPFQWTQGLVAPPEDLVSADGRVRVRRIYGTFGRYALGQLRRLEQDLRLAEHRAVILEWLRAEPALSLDDVAERLARVATRDAPSEEDAVLRAKQYVKQLYRSLADQGLLATNDFAALATFARDKAADFELPRELRPKNAYNLIRLLATATRWLRDGTPTFEAEGALRDRLVAIKRGEVALAEVLADAEAMAPELERARDASRLPRRPDVVRADALLRRIGEELARRWVERVAGPLGAGAAPAPEVAWTE